The Lachnospiraceae bacterium oral taxon 500 genome window below encodes:
- a CDS encoding tRNA threonylcarbamoyladenosine dehydratase translates to MTSQFDRTAALIGETGVQTLRQKKVAVFGLGGVGSFAAEALARAGIGSLLLVDKDVIEETNLNRQLYALHSTVGKLKVEAARQRCLDINPDLRIDVRPEFYLKAGQIDISGCDYVVDAIDNVTAKLQLIADAKSKNIPIIVCLGTGNQLDNTRFQIADITRTTVCPLAKVMRRELKARGITDVKVVFSTAEPVLKQKIPASISFVPPVAGFYLAGEVIRELLTVQPNCTHNSLAANYECVRSANR, encoded by the coding sequence ATGACCTCACAATTTGACCGGACGGCGGCACTGATTGGTGAAACGGGGGTGCAGACGCTGCGCCAAAAGAAAGTGGCGGTTTTTGGTTTGGGCGGGGTTGGTTCGTTTGCGGCGGAAGCTTTAGCCAGAGCTGGAATCGGCAGCCTTTTGCTGGTCGATAAGGACGTCATTGAGGAAACGAACCTGAACCGGCAGCTTTATGCACTGCATTCAACGGTCGGGAAGCTTAAGGTAGAAGCAGCCAGGCAGCGCTGTCTGGACATTAATCCTGACCTGCGGATTGATGTCCGACCAGAATTTTACTTAAAGGCCGGCCAGATTGATATCAGCGGCTGCGATTATGTGGTGGATGCGATTGATAATGTCACGGCCAAATTGCAGCTGATTGCAGACGCCAAAAGCAAAAATATTCCGATTATTGTTTGCTTGGGCACCGGCAATCAGCTGGACAATACCAGATTTCAAATCGCTGATATTACGCGGACGACAGTCTGTCCACTGGCTAAAGTGATGCGTCGGGAATTAAAAGCCCGGGGAATTACAGACGTAAAAGTCGTGTTTTCGACAGCAGAACCAGTGCTAAAACAAAAAATACCGGCATCGATCAGCTTTGTCCCCCCGGTGGCCGGTTTTTATCTGGCCGGCGAAGTGATTCGAGAGTTGCTTACAGTTCAGCCAAACTGCACTCATAATTCGCTTGCAGCGAATTATGAGTGTGTGCGTTCCGCAAATAGATAA